Proteins from one Setaria italica strain Yugu1 chromosome V, Setaria_italica_v2.0, whole genome shotgun sequence genomic window:
- the LOC101767221 gene encoding uncharacterized protein LOC101767221, whose product MAAVASPALRFHPRAAYPSAPASSGSPRCRFGAVAYSCSKFARPFPIQRVNGSTTQNFGALKGQVLSSISNYDGRLHIKHPICFAATDKQEPVVSLTLDTPVLQESASGNEVAPASESSSYFTGRGAGKPGFISFQGNSFQKTAVEGVPHPGKEASRLVWFIGPTILVSFLVLPSLYLRKVLSAMFEDSLLTDFLILFFTEALFYGGVAIFVFLIDKVWRPLQQVAPKSYIWSKSRFFRISSVTTMVLSLIIPLLTMGMVWPWTGPAASATLAPYLVGLVVQFAFEQYARHRKSPSWPVIPIIFKVYRLHQLNRAAQLVTALTFSVRGTETTNQTLAIMNSLGALLTVLQILGVICVWSLSSFLMRFLPSSDIPDP is encoded by the exons ATGGCCGCCGTGGCAAGCCCCGCCCTCCGGTTCCACCCGAGGGCCGCCTACccgtcggcgccggcctcctccggcTCTCCACGCTGCCGATTCGGCGCCGTTGCTTACTCCTGCTCCAAG TTTGCGAGGCCATTTCCAATTCAGAGAGTCAACGGAAGCACGACGCAGAATTTTGGTGCTCTAAAAG GCCAAGTTTTAAGCAGCATAAGCAACTATGATGGAAGGTTGCATATTAAGCATCCTATATGCTTTGCTGCTACTGACAAGCAGGAGCCAGTCGTTTCACTTACCTTGGACACCCCGGTTTTACAAGAGTCAGCAAGTGGTAATGAAGTGGCCCCTGCATCTGAAAGCTCCTCCTATTTCACTGGCAGAGGTGCTGGAAAACCAGGATTCATCTCGTTTCAAGGAAACAGCTTCCAAAAGACAGCTGTGGAGGGTGTGCCACATCCTGGCAAGGAAGCATCTAGATTAGTATGGTTTATTGGTCCCACTATCCTTGTGTCATTCTTGGTTCTTCCATCTCTTTACTTGCGCAAGGTACTCTCAGCCATGTTTGAGGATTCCTTGCTGACAG ACTTTCTTATACTATTCTTTACCGAGGCTTTGTTTTATGGAGGAGTAGCAATTTTTGTCTTCTTGATTGATAAAGTCTGGAGACCTTTGCAGCAAGTAGCACCGAAGAGTTACATTTGGTCAAAATCCAGATTTTTCCGCATTTCCTCAGTAACTACAATGGTTTTGAGCTTGATAATACCACTTTTAACAATGGGCATGGTGTGGCCCTGGACCGGACCAGCAGCATCAGCGACTCTTGCCCCTTATTTAGTTGGACTTGTTGTACAGTTTGCATTCGAACAGTATGCACGGCATCGGAAATCACCTTCTTGGCCAGTTATTCCTATTATCTTCAAG GTGTACAGGCTTCACCAGCTGAATCGGGCAGCTCAGCTGGTGACGGCACTCACATTTTCTGTCAGAGGAACAGAGACAACAAACCAAACTCTGGCTATCATGAACTCATTAGGAGCATTACTGACTGTTCTTCAAATTCTTGGCGTTATTTGTGTATGGTCTCTCTCAAGCTTTCTGATGAGGTTTCTTCCCTCTTCAGACATTCCAGATCCCTGA